The Selenihalanaerobacter shriftii genome includes a window with the following:
- the hemZ gene encoding coproporphyrinogen dehydrogenase HemZ, translating into MLKKDKELKVKLELNKSDHFSSVKGMLRILIPELEVVQDEEADIVVKNHLEIENNQIIIKTNLKGNEYILKKEEKDLEIQDPRYEEVDLRRRCRNKVKLHIYKLLTQYLDYPLSPWGILIGVRPTKIGHFLLDKGFSYSKVKENLTNNYGVKRKKAELLVKIVKREREYLPTFQEAKKMVNIYIGIPFCPSCCGYCSFPSYGLDQNAKYLRPFLDSLKYEIEEIGNWIIENEIQVKTIYFGGGTPTILSKGQLEELLDLVKDKLWDLGVQEFNVEAGRADTITKGKLELLKEYQVDRISINPQTMNQMTLKRIGRAHTVQKVQEAFNLARKVGFENINMDLIIGLPGETKEDFQRTALEIEKLKPDSLTVHTMAIKRASKWKKSIAKIDFPSENEVNDMLGISQQLAAKLNMEPYYMYRQKYILGNLENIGYAKTGLESIYNIIMMEERATVIGLGGGAMTKLVKPNNWRLDRLPNPKDPKIYIDQVKERTASKLQRLTSLFR; encoded by the coding sequence ATGTTAAAAAAGGATAAAGAGTTAAAAGTCAAATTAGAATTAAACAAATCAGATCATTTTTCATCTGTAAAAGGAATGCTAAGGATATTAATACCTGAATTAGAAGTAGTTCAAGATGAAGAAGCTGATATAGTAGTGAAGAATCATTTAGAGATAGAGAATAATCAGATTATAATTAAAACGAATTTAAAAGGTAACGAATATATCTTAAAAAAAGAAGAAAAAGATTTAGAAATTCAAGATCCTAGATATGAAGAAGTAGATCTTAGGCGTCGATGTAGGAATAAAGTAAAATTACATATTTATAAATTATTAACTCAATATTTAGATTATCCACTTAGTCCCTGGGGGATTTTAATCGGTGTTCGTCCAACAAAAATTGGACATTTTTTATTGGATAAAGGATTTAGTTATTCTAAAGTTAAGGAAAATTTAACAAATAATTACGGAGTTAAAAGAAAAAAAGCAGAATTATTAGTTAAGATAGTTAAACGAGAGCGTGAGTATTTACCTACATTCCAAGAAGCTAAAAAAATGGTGAATATCTATATAGGAATTCCTTTTTGCCCATCATGTTGTGGATACTGTTCATTTCCTAGTTATGGGTTAGATCAGAATGCTAAATATTTACGACCTTTTCTTGATAGTTTAAAATATGAGATTGAAGAGATAGGTAATTGGATAATTGAAAATGAAATTCAAGTTAAGACTATTTATTTTGGTGGTGGCACTCCTACTATTTTAAGTAAAGGTCAACTAGAGGAATTATTAGATTTGGTTAAAGATAAGCTATGGGATTTAGGTGTGCAAGAATTCAATGTAGAAGCCGGAAGAGCAGATACAATTACTAAGGGGAAATTAGAATTATTAAAAGAATATCAAGTAGATAGGATTAGTATTAATCCACAAACTATGAATCAAATGACTTTGAAAAGAATAGGAAGAGCACATACAGTACAAAAGGTGCAAGAAGCTTTTAATTTAGCTAGAAAAGTTGGATTTGAAAATATTAATATGGATTTAATTATTGGATTACCCGGCGAGACTAAAGAAGATTTCCAAAGAACTGCTTTAGAAATTGAAAAATTAAAACCAGATAGTTTAACAGTTCATACCATGGCAATTAAGAGAGCCTCAAAATGGAAAAAAAGCATAGCTAAAATTGATTTTCCTAGCGAAAATGAAGTTAATGATATGCTAGGTATCTCTCAGCAGTTAGCTGCCAAATTAAATATGGAACCATACTATATGTATCGGCAGAAGTATATTTTAGGTAATTTAGAGAATATAGGTTATGCTAAAACTGGTTTAGAATCTATTTATAACATTATTATGATGGAAGAGAGAGCTACAGTAATTGGATTAGGTGGCGGAGCAATGACTAAGTTAGTTAAACCTAATAATTGGAGACTAGATAGACTACCTAATCCTAAAGATCCTAAAATATATATTGATCAAGTTAAAGAGCGAACTGCTAGCAAATTACAAAGGTTGACATCTCTATTCAGATAA
- the hisS gene encoding histidine--tRNA ligase, translating to MSIKRPRGTNDILPEESLKWQFVEKIAQDIFKRYNYQEIRTPIFEKTNLFQRGIGETTDIVEKEMYTFNDKGGRSITLRPEGTASVVRSFLEHKIYGQAQPTKYFYFGPMFRYERPQSGRYRQFHQLGAEVLGTDNPAIDAEVITLGLQILTELGLSDLEVHLNSVGCPECREEYREALVEHFSPDLEELCSDCQSRYERNPLRILDCKNEKCQEYTVDAPEIYDSLCEECTEHFEMVKNYLDKLEIDYILDPDLVRGLDYYTKTAFEIIYTGLGAQDTIFGGGRYDGLAEEIGGREIPGIGFAMGMERIILALEEQDIELPLTTDLDLFITTIGQPAKEAAFKYLYQLREAGLRVEMDYLGRSVKGQMKCADRNNAQYSIIIGGDELNKRVATIREMETGEQIEIELDNLVNEIKERVE from the coding sequence ATGAGTATTAAGAGACCACGAGGAACTAATGATATTTTGCCAGAAGAGAGTCTTAAATGGCAATTTGTAGAAAAAATTGCTCAAGATATATTTAAAAGATATAATTATCAAGAGATTAGAACACCAATTTTTGAAAAGACTAATCTTTTTCAAAGAGGAATAGGTGAAACTACAGATATTGTAGAAAAAGAGATGTATACCTTCAATGATAAAGGAGGACGAAGTATTACACTTCGTCCCGAAGGTACTGCATCAGTAGTTAGATCATTTTTAGAACATAAGATTTATGGTCAGGCTCAGCCAACTAAGTACTTTTATTTCGGGCCTATGTTTAGATATGAACGACCACAATCAGGTCGTTATCGTCAATTTCATCAATTAGGAGCTGAAGTATTAGGAACCGACAATCCTGCTATTGATGCTGAGGTTATTACTTTAGGACTACAGATATTAACTGAGTTAGGTTTATCTGATTTAGAAGTACATTTAAATAGTGTTGGCTGTCCAGAATGTAGAGAGGAATATAGAGAGGCCTTAGTAGAACATTTTTCTCCTGATTTAGAAGAGTTATGTTCAGATTGTCAGTCACGATATGAACGTAATCCGTTAAGAATTTTAGATTGCAAGAATGAAAAGTGTCAAGAATATACAGTAGATGCTCCAGAAATTTATGATTCTTTATGTGAAGAATGTACTGAGCACTTTGAGATGGTGAAGAACTATTTAGATAAATTAGAGATTGATTATATTCTAGATCCTGATTTAGTGAGAGGGTTAGATTATTATACTAAAACGGCTTTTGAGATTATATATACTGGCTTAGGAGCCCAGGATACTATCTTTGGTGGAGGTCGTTATGATGGCTTAGCTGAAGAAATAGGAGGTCGTGAAATTCCAGGGATCGGTTTTGCTATGGGAATGGAACGAATTATTCTAGCATTAGAAGAACAAGATATAGAGTTACCATTAACAACAGATCTTGATTTATTTATTACTACTATTGGACAGCCTGCTAAAGAAGCAGCATTTAAGTATTTATATCAACTTAGGGAAGCTGGTTTAAGAGTAGAGATGGATTATTTAGGAAGAAGTGTAAAAGGTCAGATGAAATGTGCTGATCGGAATAATGCCCAGTATAGTATAATTATAGGTGGAGATGAGTTAAATAAAAGGGTAGCAACTATTAGAGAAATGGAAACAGGTGAGCAAATAGAAATTGAGTTAGATAATTTAGTTAATGAGATTAAAGAAAGAGTAGAATAG
- a CDS encoding MBL fold metallo-hydrolase, producing the protein MILKELGVGQLDTNCYILGDEETGQAIVIDPGAEGKRILSILDKNDLKIKYIVNTHGHHDHIGANGFLLENNDAELFIHSADAEYLTNSKYNLSFYHKSTPIEGPEADRLLSEGDQIKCGEWNLKVIHTPGHTPGGILLKGNGKLFSGDTIFTMGIGRTDLPNASTEQIKKSIQEKILTIEENLEVYPGHGPHGMLEEIKSVNPYL; encoded by the coding sequence ATGATTTTAAAAGAACTTGGAGTTGGTCAATTAGATACTAATTGTTACATTTTAGGAGATGAAGAAACGGGGCAAGCTATAGTAATTGACCCAGGTGCTGAAGGAAAAAGGATTTTAAGTATATTAGATAAAAATGATTTAAAAATTAAATATATAGTTAACACTCATGGTCACCATGATCATATTGGGGCTAATGGATTTTTGCTAGAGAATAATGATGCAGAGTTATTTATTCATAGTGCTGATGCCGAATATTTAACTAATTCTAAATATAATTTGAGTTTTTATCATAAATCGACTCCGATTGAGGGGCCGGAAGCTGATAGATTGTTATCAGAAGGTGATCAAATTAAATGTGGCGAATGGAATTTAAAGGTAATTCATACTCCTGGTCATACTCCTGGTGGAATACTTTTAAAAGGGAATGGCAAGTTATTTAGTGGTGATACCATATTTACTATGGGGATTGGTAGAACTGATTTACCAAATGCTTCTACGGAGCAAATCAAAAAGTCAATTCAAGAAAAGATATTGACTATTGAGGAAAATTTAGAAGTTTACCCTGGTCATGGACCTCATGGCATGTTAGAAGAAATTAAATCAGTTAATCCATATCTATAG
- a CDS encoding SurA N-terminal domain-containing protein, translating to MLFDSLRNNSRILVYIVVVAFVAGGVLVGVSGLFNKSSSASQKRQTAQVQPGKQSIAIVNGKQISYTDYMQILQTMKRQYGGQISGNQILALKNKVLDQLINQELLLQKAKEDNLKVEVTDKEVQKQLDTLINNYAKSKKEFEKILVDRGLTLSGVKADLKTRLREQKLLQKIVNKLQSGVKVTNKEVKEAYKKAKGQEKLGKEFEKNKAKLKANLQKQKANQALGKALNKYKKEVNIKVNSVELRAFRAAQKDNLDKAASEYKQALELSPNATYLYINLAQVYQKQNNNETALKTYKKALNKDPKNLELRFALGKYYYQTSKKEKAVNEFNKASELAGDNLIAHYRLQGFYKKMGYEEKAKEEMKKVREIQKKLAEKQKKAKAQQKEMNKNIKLDE from the coding sequence ATGCTTTTTGATTCTTTAAGAAATAATTCGCGAATCTTAGTCTATATAGTGGTTGTCGCCTTTGTTGCTGGTGGGGTATTAGTAGGAGTAAGTGGTTTATTTAATAAATCGTCTAGTGCATCTCAAAAGAGACAAACTGCTCAGGTACAACCTGGCAAACAGAGTATTGCCATAGTGAATGGAAAGCAGATTTCTTATACAGATTATATGCAAATTTTACAGACCATGAAGCGACAATATGGAGGGCAAATTAGTGGTAATCAAATTTTAGCTTTAAAGAATAAGGTTTTAGATCAATTAATTAATCAAGAGTTATTATTACAAAAAGCTAAAGAAGATAACTTAAAAGTAGAAGTTACAGACAAAGAAGTTCAAAAACAATTAGATACTTTAATTAATAATTACGCTAAGTCTAAAAAAGAATTTGAAAAAATATTAGTTGATAGAGGTTTAACTTTATCTGGAGTTAAAGCTGATTTAAAAACAAGATTAAGAGAACAAAAATTATTACAAAAAATAGTTAATAAGTTACAGTCAGGAGTTAAAGTAACAAATAAAGAAGTAAAAGAAGCATATAAGAAGGCTAAAGGTCAAGAGAAGCTAGGTAAAGAATTTGAAAAAAATAAAGCTAAATTGAAGGCTAATTTACAAAAACAGAAAGCTAATCAGGCTTTAGGTAAGGCACTAAATAAGTATAAAAAAGAAGTTAACATTAAGGTTAATTCAGTTGAATTAAGAGCATTTAGGGCAGCTCAAAAAGATAATTTAGATAAAGCGGCATCAGAATATAAGCAGGCTTTAGAACTGTCTCCTAATGCGACTTATTTATATATTAATTTAGCTCAAGTTTATCAAAAGCAAAATAATAATGAAACAGCTCTTAAAACTTATAAAAAAGCTTTAAATAAAGATCCTAAGAATTTAGAATTAAGGTTTGCTCTTGGTAAATATTATTATCAGACAAGTAAGAAAGAAAAAGCTGTTAATGAATTTAATAAAGCTTCTGAATTAGCTGGAGATAACTTAATAGCTCATTATCGCCTACAAGGATTTTATAAAAAAATGGGTTATGAAGAGAAAGCTAAGGAAGAGATGAAAAAAGTTAGAGAAATTCAAAAGAAGTTAGCTGAAAAGCAAAAGAAAGCCAAAGCTCAACAAAAAGAAATGAATAAGAATATAAAACTAGATGAGTAA
- the dtd gene encoding D-aminoacyl-tRNA deacylase, which produces MRAIIQRVNEASVEVDGEVIGEIGKGLLVLLGIGDGDNEDDISYLADKTVNLRIFSNEEGKMDLSARDLDLEVLIVPQFTLYGDCRTGKRPNFTEAAPPKMAKDLYKRYVAAVEEYVLNNVETGEFGAMMEVKLNNDGPVTIMLDSNKEF; this is translated from the coding sequence ATGCGAGCTATAATTCAACGTGTTAATGAAGCATCAGTAGAAGTTGATGGAGAAGTTATAGGAGAGATTGGAAAAGGTTTACTTGTATTATTAGGAATAGGAGATGGAGATAATGAAGATGATATATCTTATTTAGCTGATAAGACAGTTAACTTACGTATTTTTTCCAACGAGGAGGGTAAGATGGACTTATCAGCTAGAGATTTAGATTTAGAGGTTTTAATTGTGCCTCAATTTACATTATATGGTGATTGTCGTACGGGAAAGAGACCTAATTTTACAGAAGCAGCTCCTCCAAAAATGGCTAAAGATTTATATAAAAGATATGTAGCAGCAGTTGAAGAATATGTTTTAAATAATGTAGAGACTGGTGAATTTGGGGCGATGATGGAGGTTAAACTAAATAATGATGGACCAGTGACTATAATGTTAGATAGTAATAAGGAGTTTTAA